The following are encoded in a window of Bacillota bacterium genomic DNA:
- a CDS encoding ROK family protein, whose amino-acid sequence MAEPLVVGVDLGGTKVATAVARLDATIVSRVTRPTLPERGVDAVVATITDSVREAVKEAGLTLDRVAGVGVGSPGPLNPESGVVTFAPNLKWHDVPLAALMREALGVPVYLENDANLAALGEARYGAGRGSKNMIYITVSTGIGGGLILGGQIYNGSSFVAGEVGHMTITDEDGSPQCGCGNYGCLEALASGPAIARMARELIRHGEETMILDLVHGDIELVTSEVVGRAALAGDAAAIAILGKAADYLGIGIANLVNILNPDTVVIGGGVSKVGEILLKPVRKVVAERALRSAFEAVRIVQAELGQDAGVVGAACLVLSKLGMPGLGNAGCSLS is encoded by the coding sequence ATGGCTGAACCTCTCGTCGTTGGGGTGGATTTGGGGGGCACGAAGGTTGCGACGGCGGTCGCCCGGCTGGACGCCACCATCGTTTCGCGGGTGACCAGACCGACCTTGCCCGAGCGCGGCGTGGATGCCGTCGTGGCAACCATAACGGATTCGGTGCGCGAGGCCGTCAAAGAAGCCGGCCTGACGCTTGACCGTGTGGCGGGGGTCGGGGTGGGAAGTCCGGGCCCGCTCAATCCCGAGAGCGGTGTCGTGACGTTCGCACCCAACCTGAAGTGGCACGATGTGCCGCTTGCGGCGTTGATGAGAGAGGCGCTCGGAGTGCCCGTGTATCTCGAGAACGACGCAAACCTCGCCGCACTCGGCGAAGCCCGTTACGGTGCGGGTCGCGGCTCCAAGAACATGATCTACATCACGGTCAGCACGGGCATCGGTGGTGGGCTCATTCTGGGCGGACAGATCTACAACGGCTCCTCGTTCGTGGCGGGTGAGGTCGGGCACATGACCATCACGGACGAGGACGGCAGCCCGCAGTGCGGGTGTGGAAACTACGGGTGCCTTGAAGCCTTGGCGTCAGGTCCTGCCATCGCGCGGATGGCCCGTGAGCTCATACGTCATGGCGAGGAGACGATGATACTCGACCTTGTCCATGGGGATATCGAGCTCGTAACCTCAGAGGTTGTTGGCAGGGCCGCGCTGGCCGGCGACGCAGCAGCCATCGCAATCCTCGGCAAGGCAGCGGACTACCTCGGGATAGGGATTGCGAACCTCGTGAACATCCTCAATCCCGACACCGTGGTGATAGGGGGAGGGGTCTCCAAGGTAGGGGAGATACTCCTCAAGCCGGTTCGCAAGGTAGTGGCCGAGCGCGCGCTCAGGTCGGCGTTCGAGGCGGTGAGGATAGTCCAGGCAGAGCTCGGTCAAGACGCTGGGGTGGTCGGCGCCGCATGTCTCGTCTTGTCAAAGCTGGGGATGCCCGGCCTCGGAAATGCGGGCTGTTCGCTAAGCTAG
- a CDS encoding ABC transporter substrate-binding protein, whose amino-acid sequence MRRCVALVVCLCVLLWLGATTGSVAAAKTKLVWQVHWSDFQVEGVYTGEGANRKLVSKGLRQYVEEYMKLHPDIEIEIQSVPMEEYLQKVLVARSSGVAPDIYGIYSLWGVQLVQNGILDAPPQAVVNDVKQNYTPVSVAGATIDGKIWGIPMEVGNYCLVYNKELLKAKGYTSPPKTWKELVDMASKLTVRDKSGVITQYGFAFLAGWESAVVHPYFGLLWDLGGDFLSPDFKKCVVNSPEGVQALEAELELFKTGGTDPAGSVWAFPEGKVAMMIMASWYEQSLKQGLGNKYDKVVGVAPVPYVKKPVNAGYTWFLAVDSASKNKKAAWDFLMWFTAEVQKPKNTTRLGDLMVETIGSLPCREIDLANHPDTLNDLYTKTFVEELKNSRPEPNVAQGAEVKTILANEIVEAWHGRKTAKQALDDAALKINEILAEFY is encoded by the coding sequence ATGAGAAGGTGTGTCGCGCTCGTCGTTTGCCTCTGCGTGTTGCTTTGGCTTGGTGCAACCACCGGCAGCGTCGCGGCAGCCAAGACCAAACTGGTATGGCAGGTGCACTGGAGCGACTTTCAAGTGGAAGGTGTGTATACAGGGGAGGGCGCCAACAGGAAGCTGGTGAGCAAAGGGCTCCGCCAGTACGTCGAAGAGTATATGAAGTTGCACCCTGACATCGAGATCGAGATCCAGTCGGTCCCCATGGAAGAGTACCTGCAAAAAGTGCTGGTGGCGCGTTCGTCCGGCGTCGCGCCCGACATATACGGCATATACTCGCTCTGGGGAGTCCAGCTTGTGCAGAACGGCATTCTGGACGCGCCGCCTCAGGCTGTGGTGAACGACGTCAAGCAGAACTATACCCCGGTGTCCGTGGCAGGTGCGACGATTGATGGCAAGATCTGGGGAATCCCGATGGAGGTAGGCAACTACTGCCTGGTGTACAACAAGGAGCTTCTTAAGGCGAAAGGCTATACCTCCCCTCCGAAGACATGGAAAGAGCTGGTTGACATGGCTTCGAAGCTCACCGTGCGTGATAAGTCCGGTGTCATCACCCAGTATGGCTTCGCGTTCTTAGCAGGTTGGGAGTCAGCTGTCGTTCATCCGTACTTCGGACTCCTCTGGGACCTGGGCGGTGACTTCCTGTCGCCCGACTTCAAGAAATGTGTGGTAAACAGCCCGGAAGGTGTGCAAGCGCTTGAGGCCGAGCTTGAACTCTTCAAGACCGGTGGCACCGACCCTGCAGGGAGCGTGTGGGCGTTTCCCGAGGGAAAAGTTGCGATGATGATAATGGCTTCGTGGTATGAACAGAGCTTGAAGCAGGGGCTCGGCAACAAGTATGACAAGGTGGTCGGCGTTGCCCCGGTTCCGTACGTAAAGAAGCCGGTGAACGCCGGGTACACTTGGTTCCTGGCGGTGGACAGTGCTTCAAAGAACAAGAAGGCCGCGTGGGACTTCCTGATGTGGTTCACTGCGGAGGTTCAAAAACCCAAGAACACCACGCGCCTGGGTGACCTAATGGTTGAGACCATAGGAAGCCTACCATGCCGAGAGATCGACCTCGCCAATCATCCGGATACCCTGAACGATCTTTACACGAAGACTTTCGTCGAAGAGCTCAAGAACTCGAGGCCTGAGCCCAACGTCGCCCAGGGGGCCGAGGTGAAAACGATCCTCGCCAACGAGATCGTGGAGGCATGGCACGGGCGAAAGACGGCGAAGCAGGCGCTGGATGATGCTGCGCTCAAGATCAATGAGATCCTTGCGGAGTTCTATTAA
- a CDS encoding ECF transporter S component — translation MGTRELVFGALLVALALVIPLAFGGFLGVVVPPFSATLASHVPVMISMLLGPWTAVLVGLGSALGFLVKLGPVIAARAAMHAVFAGAGAVLVKRGLPFWKALAWTLPVHAFTEALIVLPFGFTLERAGIVVGLGTALHHLVDAVIALAVVRAVGLAQRSLGKTS, via the coding sequence ATGGGCACAAGGGAACTCGTCTTTGGAGCATTACTCGTAGCACTGGCGCTCGTTATCCCGTTGGCATTCGGTGGTTTTCTGGGCGTCGTTGTGCCGCCGTTTTCAGCGACGCTAGCGTCCCACGTGCCGGTCATGATCTCCATGCTCCTGGGCCCTTGGACGGCCGTGTTAGTGGGCTTGGGCTCCGCCTTGGGTTTTCTCGTCAAGCTGGGGCCTGTGATCGCCGCCAGGGCCGCCATGCACGCGGTATTTGCCGGGGCCGGGGCGGTCCTCGTGAAGAGGGGCCTGCCGTTTTGGAAGGCGCTCGCGTGGACGCTCCCGGTCCACGCATTCACGGAGGCCCTCATAGTATTGCCCTTTGGATTTACGCTGGAGAGGGCCGGAATCGTGGTCGGCCTCGGCACCGCTCTTCATCATCTCGTCGACGCCGTGATAGCTCTTGCAGTTGTGAGAGCCGTGGGGCTAGCGCAGCGGTCTCTCGGTAAGACAAGCTAA
- a CDS encoding GntR family transcriptional regulator, giving the protein MIPNRGISTPLYHQIRDFLRDELQNGTFKPGEKIPSEAELSARYHVSRITVKQAIQSLVQEGLLYRIQGKGTFVARPKVAHSLNRITSFSQQMRDRGMEPSTKILEIEIVAARGRVREALAVSDGTLVTKVRRLRLADGEIMGVQTAYVPVDMCPDLADHLEENVSLYELLSARYGLVPARAIENYTAIVLDSYDAKLLEVAEGSPALFAERMTYLADNRALEYVVSILRADRYTLSVDLQG; this is encoded by the coding sequence ATGATTCCAAACAGAGGCATTTCGACCCCCCTGTACCACCAAATCCGCGATTTCCTGCGGGACGAGCTGCAGAACGGTACGTTCAAACCTGGCGAGAAGATTCCCTCGGAGGCAGAGCTGAGCGCGAGATACCATGTGAGCCGGATTACCGTCAAGCAGGCGATTCAGAGCCTGGTCCAGGAAGGGCTCCTTTACAGGATCCAGGGCAAGGGCACATTCGTGGCGCGCCCCAAGGTTGCTCACAGTTTGAATCGCATTACCAGTTTCAGCCAGCAAATGCGCGATCGGGGAATGGAGCCTTCCACGAAGATACTCGAGATAGAGATCGTCGCGGCAAGAGGACGAGTGCGTGAGGCGCTGGCGGTGTCTGACGGGACCCTCGTTACCAAAGTGCGCCGCCTGCGCCTTGCGGACGGCGAGATCATGGGAGTGCAGACCGCGTATGTGCCGGTGGATATGTGTCCAGACCTTGCCGATCACTTGGAAGAGAATGTATCGCTGTATGAGTTGCTGAGCGCGAGGTACGGGCTTGTGCCTGCCCGGGCCATCGAGAACTACACCGCCATCGTGTTGGACTCATACGACGCGAAGCTTCTGGAGGTGGCTGAAGGGTCGCCGGCTCTTTTTGCGGAGCGTATGACCTATCTTGCTGACAATAGAGCTCTTGAGTACGTCGTTTCCATCCTCCGCGCAGACAGGTACACGCTGAGCGTGGATCTGCAGGGCTAG
- a CDS encoding sugar ABC transporter permease: MRPSAVSARRSVLRRTFTGYLFLSPALVFYLVFLVIPIGMSLYISFRDWNMLVPLTSSRFVGLRNYTYLLTRDELFLIAVKNTIIYATGTVFIGMVLALGLAIMLLRVRGATFWRFVMFAPVVTPSVAVARIWGGLYRPAEGLANAILKIVHLPPQQWLADPRICLYSIMLIAIWSGIGSTVIVFTAGLKGIPDVYYDAAKLDGASPWAEFRHITVPMLRPTILFLSVTGLIGAWQAFDLIFMLAVGGTESGTSPVRSVIVLALYLYQMAFKNLRMGRACAGAFLLFLIVLGFSFIVLRVLRKGGVESYE; encoded by the coding sequence TTGAGGCCTAGTGCAGTCTCCGCCAGGAGGAGTGTCCTCAGACGGACCTTCACAGGTTACCTGTTTCTTTCCCCGGCACTCGTTTTCTATCTGGTCTTTCTTGTGATACCGATTGGGATGTCCTTGTATATCTCGTTCCGAGACTGGAACATGCTCGTCCCCTTGACGAGTTCACGGTTCGTGGGGCTAAGGAACTATACGTATCTCCTGACCAGGGATGAGCTGTTCCTTATCGCCGTGAAGAATACGATCATCTACGCCACTGGGACCGTTTTTATCGGCATGGTGCTCGCTCTCGGTCTCGCCATCATGCTCTTGAGGGTGCGTGGCGCGACTTTCTGGAGATTTGTGATGTTCGCGCCGGTTGTGACACCCTCCGTCGCGGTGGCGCGGATCTGGGGAGGCCTGTACCGTCCGGCAGAAGGTCTGGCCAACGCCATATTGAAGATAGTTCACCTTCCGCCCCAACAGTGGTTGGCAGATCCCCGGATCTGCCTGTACTCCATAATGCTGATAGCGATATGGAGCGGGATCGGTTCCACAGTGATCGTGTTCACAGCGGGCCTGAAGGGTATCCCTGATGTTTACTACGATGCTGCGAAGCTGGACGGTGCGAGCCCATGGGCGGAGTTCAGGCACATCACCGTGCCGATGCTCAGGCCGACCATCCTTTTCCTGTCCGTGACCGGCCTCATAGGCGCATGGCAGGCCTTCGACCTCATTTTCATGCTCGCGGTGGGTGGCACTGAGTCAGGCACGAGCCCTGTCAGGAGCGTGATCGTGCTCGCTCTCTATCTCTACCAGATGGCGTTCAAGAACCTGCGCATGGGGAGGGCCTGCGCGGGAGCATTTCTCCTCTTCCTGATAGTGCTGGGATTCTCCTTCATAGTGTTGAGGGTGCTCAGGAAAGGAGGCGTAGAGTCCTATGAGTGA
- a CDS encoding carbohydrate ABC transporter permease — MLHVAVIIIGLAMFLPFYWILSASVMTYEEITAIPPRWVPSVPQWGNYSAVLHDPNVPLFKYFKNSFIVSTAVTLAVLLTSSLAGYALAKLKFPGRDAVFTFTLSTMMFPVFLFLIPVYYILKRFPLLGGNDIFGIGGTGALQSYVSLILPFVVSAWGIFLMRQFMMTIPDELIDAARIDGASDLGIFGRVMMPLVKPALATLAIFTFIGQWNYFLWPMIVTTSAPHLMTVPVGLRLMGTAYSTAVNMNKLLAATVMAIAPSVCVFLALQRYYIRGFVLSGFK; from the coding sequence ATGTTGCATGTAGCGGTGATCATCATCGGGCTTGCCATGTTTCTGCCTTTCTATTGGATTCTATCTGCGTCAGTAATGACGTACGAGGAGATCACGGCGATACCTCCGAGGTGGGTGCCGTCGGTTCCTCAGTGGGGCAACTACAGCGCCGTCCTTCATGATCCCAACGTGCCGCTCTTCAAGTACTTCAAAAACAGCTTCATCGTCTCTACAGCCGTTACCCTGGCGGTGCTCTTAACGAGCTCGCTCGCGGGATACGCCCTTGCGAAGCTCAAGTTCCCAGGGCGTGACGCCGTGTTCACGTTCACTCTCTCCACGATGATGTTTCCGGTGTTCCTGTTTCTGATCCCTGTGTACTACATCCTGAAGAGGTTCCCCCTGCTCGGTGGGAACGACATCTTTGGCATCGGAGGGACGGGAGCTCTTCAGTCGTACGTGTCGCTCATTCTGCCCTTCGTGGTGAGCGCGTGGGGGATATTCTTGATGCGACAGTTCATGATGACCATCCCTGACGAGCTCATCGACGCTGCGAGGATAGATGGCGCTTCCGATCTGGGCATCTTCGGCAGGGTCATGATGCCACTAGTGAAGCCAGCCCTCGCGACGCTCGCGATATTCACCTTCATCGGGCAATGGAACTACTTCCTCTGGCCGATGATCGTGACCACGTCCGCCCCGCACCTAATGACGGTTCCGGTGGGCCTGCGGCTTATGGGAACGGCTTACAGCACAGCTGTGAACATGAACAAACTCCTTGCGGCGACCGTGATGGCGATAGCGCCCTCTGTGTGCGTGTTCCTCGCGCTCCAGCGGTATTACATCAGAGGGTTCGTCCTGAGCGGGTTCAAATGA
- a CDS encoding cellulase family glycosylhydrolase — MKKHFPMAVWYGGGRTRATMVKHPGPGAADEWRRDIANIKECGFNTIRCWVDWAASEPLPGEYRFDAQDLVMDLAREAGLQVIIQLYLDSAPDWLLDEFPDSAYVSQSGDTVISQGSPGYCYDHPGVRRRAEDFMTAVAAHVRDREEFFGWDLWSEPHVVQWAYFDYLPQPAVFCYCHYTVRRFREWLKAKYGTIDALNEAWYRTYSSWDVVDAPRFISLMTYTDFIDWQEFILDKIVQDLAWRARTVKAADPHHVVTSHSDIPCIMTLPMLGQGAPDDWRMAKVVDVWGTSFYPKHVGAKETNDPSLRSAMLCSTRSACASAGSPFWLGELQGGHGYVGAFATTATAQDEAEWTWQPISHGAKGLCFYAWYPMTRGYESAGFGLAGLDGTPSERAKVAGAVGKIVSANMELFLEAKPPKADVAILYNVLANIMWTAMREKSTYIPSRSLAGAYRPLFEENIPADYVHLDEVEQGALARYRVLYMPFSLMVTRKSAERIAEFVRNGGTVVAEARTGWNDEMGACGNAVPGFGLEDVFGCRETGACKVDDTVTLVMTPEGAGCVASVRSGDELRGYGIKQALEVTAPSAHVVATFDDGAPAVVANRYGKGLAVLAGTFLSFAYETRRHVATGRFLASFAESAGVARPVIVETAAPRGTVEARVLQSGLGTARETHILFVFNHGGEPVTARFLVALGGLEGRGAVAGVNLVTSERVNVSVRNGQERCAELWKRLDGGEIWVVKIGFGLE, encoded by the coding sequence GTGAAGAAGCACTTTCCAATGGCCGTGTGGTATGGAGGCGGTCGCACGCGGGCAACGATGGTGAAGCATCCCGGGCCCGGCGCGGCCGACGAATGGCGGCGGGACATTGCTAACATCAAGGAATGCGGGTTCAACACGATTCGCTGCTGGGTTGACTGGGCGGCGAGCGAACCGCTGCCGGGTGAGTACAGGTTTGACGCGCAGGATCTCGTCATGGATCTCGCGCGCGAGGCGGGCCTTCAGGTCATAATCCAGCTCTACCTTGATTCTGCGCCCGACTGGCTTCTCGACGAGTTCCCGGACTCCGCGTACGTGTCACAAAGTGGTGACACGGTCATCTCACAGGGGTCGCCCGGGTACTGCTACGACCACCCTGGCGTGCGACGGAGGGCGGAGGACTTCATGACTGCCGTCGCAGCGCACGTGAGGGATCGCGAGGAGTTCTTCGGATGGGACCTTTGGAGCGAGCCGCACGTGGTCCAGTGGGCCTACTTCGATTACCTTCCGCAGCCCGCCGTGTTCTGCTACTGCCATTATACCGTGAGGCGCTTCCGCGAATGGCTTAAGGCCAAGTATGGGACCATAGACGCGCTCAATGAGGCATGGTATCGCACGTACTCGAGTTGGGACGTGGTGGACGCGCCTCGTTTTATCTCGCTCATGACGTACACCGACTTCATTGACTGGCAGGAATTCATCCTCGATAAGATCGTTCAGGACCTCGCGTGGCGGGCTAGGACGGTCAAGGCCGCCGACCCGCACCACGTGGTCACCAGCCACTCGGACATCCCGTGCATCATGACCCTTCCAATGCTCGGCCAAGGGGCGCCAGACGACTGGCGGATGGCGAAAGTCGTGGACGTGTGGGGAACCTCTTTCTACCCCAAACACGTTGGTGCGAAAGAGACCAATGACCCCTCGCTTCGCTCCGCCATGCTGTGCTCGACGCGCTCGGCGTGTGCATCGGCGGGGAGTCCCTTCTGGCTGGGGGAGCTGCAGGGCGGCCACGGGTACGTGGGGGCGTTCGCGACCACCGCGACCGCCCAGGATGAAGCCGAGTGGACGTGGCAACCAATCAGCCATGGCGCGAAGGGTTTGTGCTTTTACGCATGGTACCCCATGACACGAGGCTACGAATCCGCCGGATTCGGCCTTGCTGGACTGGACGGCACACCTAGCGAGCGGGCGAAGGTCGCAGGGGCGGTGGGGAAGATCGTGAGCGCCAACATGGAGCTCTTCCTCGAGGCCAAGCCTCCAAAGGCCGATGTGGCGATACTATACAACGTCCTCGCGAACATCATGTGGACAGCCATGCGGGAGAAGTCTACGTACATCCCCTCAAGGTCCCTGGCCGGGGCTTACCGGCCGCTCTTCGAGGAGAACATTCCCGCGGATTACGTCCATTTGGACGAGGTCGAACAGGGTGCCCTTGCGAGGTACAGAGTCCTGTACATGCCCTTCTCGCTCATGGTGACGCGCAAGTCCGCCGAGAGGATCGCTGAGTTCGTGCGCAACGGCGGCACGGTGGTGGCCGAAGCGCGTACGGGTTGGAACGATGAGATGGGTGCATGCGGGAATGCCGTGCCCGGGTTCGGCCTCGAGGACGTGTTCGGATGCAGAGAAACCGGCGCGTGCAAGGTGGACGACACCGTAACCCTAGTGATGACTCCCGAGGGGGCCGGGTGTGTTGCTTCCGTGCGATCAGGGGACGAGCTTAGAGGGTACGGCATCAAACAGGCCTTGGAGGTAACAGCGCCTTCCGCCCATGTGGTGGCCACCTTCGACGACGGCGCGCCCGCCGTGGTGGCAAACAGGTACGGCAAGGGGTTAGCCGTGCTAGCCGGCACTTTCCTGAGCTTCGCCTATGAAACGCGGCGCCATGTCGCAACCGGCAGATTCCTTGCGAGCTTCGCGGAGAGTGCAGGCGTTGCGCGCCCCGTCATCGTGGAGACCGCCGCTCCCCGCGGGACCGTGGAGGCGCGGGTGCTCCAGTCCGGACTGGGTACCGCTCGGGAGACGCACATCCTCTTCGTCTTCAACCACGGCGGTGAGCCAGTGACCGCGCGATTCCTGGTTGCGCTGGGTGGTCTGGAGGGCCGCGGGGCAGTCGCAGGCGTGAACCTCGTCACTTCCGAAAGGGTGAACGTGAGCGTGCGCAACGGTCAGGAGCGCTGCGCGGAACTGTGGAAGCGGCTCGACGGAGGAGAGATCTGGGTTGTCAAAATCGGCTTCGGACTTGAATGA